Proteins encoded by one window of Clostridium bornimense:
- the rpsJ gene encoding 30S ribosomal protein S10, with amino-acid sequence MAKQKIRIRLKAFDHNLLDAAAEKIVETAKATGAKVAGPVPLPTEKDVITILRAVHKYKDSREQFEIRTHKRLIDILSPSSKTVDALMRLDLPAGINIEIKA; translated from the coding sequence ATGGCAAAACAAAAAATAAGAATTAGATTAAAAGCATTTGATCACAATTTACTTGATGCTGCAGCTGAGAAAATAGTTGAAACAGCTAAAGCAACAGGGGCTAAGGTAGCTGGTCCAGTACCACTTCCAACAGAAAAAGATGTGATTACAATCTTAAGAGCTGTACACAAGTACAAAGATTCTAGAGAACAGTTCGAAATAAGAACTCATAAGAGACTAATTGATATATTAAGTCCATCATCAAAAACAGTTGATGCATTAATGAGATTAGACTTGCCAGCAGGTATT